Proteins found in one Bartonella krasnovii genomic segment:
- a CDS encoding autotransporter outer membrane beta-barrel domain-containing protein — translation MTVSGGSFDAKNNAIYAKDSGTIILTDVTQITSYDGYGLFAEGKNSTITMTKGSVAGKNKALSAANGGHIKVTDVTLKTKEGRFGAFSDGIGSLIELHGNTKINDSETGLAANSGGAISMTGGTVTASQIGVGFSNSNSTENKLENVTISSGKDEAPLKFGVIVNQNSTVTLKNVTVSQTTNAIVANDHSTITVSGGSFESTNDSIHAKQGSYIALNNAMVTSSDGNGVYANGSDSKIIMVGGSAAAKNGSAALLTKNKGSIDATDVTLTTDGIGTGALALGESTIQLHGNTTINNTLDGLRAADGGKITGENLNITGGKAITDPDTERSGLKTEDAGSEINLTGKTTIKNVDEGLYADGGSKITSSDLTIIGDESEKITTAVGSYEPESKIELNGNTTIKSFDLGLAAAGDASIIMKSGTKNKIDVKKIALSAAARGKIDLANTDVKAESIGMQLVALSKTNTDKDDPQKYGSNEINLTNSNIHVDNGTGILIGAFVEKNIENSPALSIGKVNLNNSEIHADVLLGNSVFWDKLSWKDKNVWNGKEVKDIANGSFTLNADHSILEGKANIAQERNVRFDLKNGTQWFLKNSTQEKDAEGNLLDITQRSRSDISILDLNDSSLIFQEPTEGHYHTLHIGSGKPDTQSVYNATGYAKIYFNTKWTDGTPITEQETDHLLIHGDVSGSTIVYIQSDLGDKESVINASDPSNIGGLSLIQVSGKADENSFKLAHGYITRGGSPYKYMLTGYGPESSYGQANIEQSLFDEKNENFWDFRLHKELLPDSGVDAPVAQMASYLVMPNALFYSGLTDMAEQNALLANIRTSLIDKGQEKQNGFFLHTYGSTGTFSSESAPRQYGYSGADLRYAALQGGVNFATLEGHNTTTRFGLLGTYGQLSFTPKDMQDAGKNTVDKWSLTAYGTIQYDNGFYLDTLLSYGFLKGEITNAVIGTTAKLKNAKMLNISTTVGKQFATGMQGVTFEPQAQVAYQHLAFDTILDADNFTIDMQNPHQWMIRVGGRLTKSITAENNRPMSFYGKVNLIKTFGDDQALHIDKDYKLDAMGAAIEGGLGINAQLSTNLSLHGDVSYQQKLQKTGISGASFSGGIRYQF, via the coding sequence ATGACAGTCTCTGGAGGATCATTTGACGCAAAAAATAATGCGATATATGCTAAAGATAGCGGCACCATTATTTTAACTGATGTAACACAGATCACGTCATATGATGGTTATGGACTCTTTGCAGAAGGTAAAAACTCCACAATCACAATGACAAAGGGAAGTGTCGCAGGAAAAAATAAAGCATTGTCAGCTGCAAATGGTGGCCATATTAAAGTCACAGATGTTACCCTAAAAACGAAGGAGGGTAGATTCGGCGCATTTTCTGATGGCATAGGCAGTCTGATTGAATTGCATGGCAATACAAAAATTAATGATAGTGAAACTGGGCTTGCTGCAAACAGCGGTGGAGCAATCAGTATGACTGGAGGAACCGTCACAGCTTCTCAAATTGGTGTAGGCTTCTCAAACAGTAACAGTACCGAAAACAAACTGGAAAATGTCACGATATCAAGTGGTAAAGACGAAGCACCACTAAAATTTGGAGTAATAGTAAACCAAAACAGTACAGTCACTTTAAAAAATGTAACTGTCTCTCAAACAACAAATGCCATAGTCGCAAATGATCACTCGACAATAACAGTCTCTGGAGGATCATTTGAAAGCACGAACGATAGCATACATGCAAAACAGGGAAGTTACATTGCTTTAAACAATGCAATGGTCACATCATCTGATGGAAACGGTGTCTATGCAAACGGTTCAGATTCAAAAATTATAATGGTAGGAGGAAGTGCAGCTGCAAAAAATGGCAGTGCAGCATTATTGACAAAAAACAAAGGGAGTATCGATGCCACAGATGTTACGCTCACAACAGATGGTATAGGAACCGGCGCACTTGCGCTTGGTGAGAGCACAATTCAATTGCATGGCAATACAACAATCAACAATACTTTAGACGGTCTTAGAGCTGCTGATGGTGGTAAAATTACCGGTGAAAATTTAAATATCACCGGGGGAAAAGCTATCACGGATCCCGACACAGAACGCTCTGGTCTAAAGACAGAAGACGCTGGCAGTGAAATTAACTTAACAGGTAAAACAACTATTAAAAATGTTGATGAAGGTCTTTATGCAGACGGTGGAAGCAAGATCACCAGTAGTGATTTAACAATAATCGGTGACGAGAGCGAAAAAATAACCACTGCTGTAGGCTCCTACGAGCCTGAGAGCAAAATTGAATTAAATGGGAACACAACCATTAAAAGTTTTGATCTTGGTCTTGCTGCAGCTGGTGATGCCTCAATTATCATGAAGAGTGGCACTAAAAATAAAATAGACGTCAAAAAAATTGCACTATCCGCAGCCGCTAGGGGAAAGATTGACCTAGCAAATACTGATGTAAAAGCAGAAAGCATAGGTATGCAACTAGTGGCTTTATCGAAAACCAATACAGATAAAGATGATCCACAAAAATATGGTAGCAATGAAATCAATCTGACCAATAGCAATATTCACGTTGATAATGGCACTGGAATTCTTATTGGAGCATTTGTTGAAAAAAACATTGAAAATAGTCCTGCTCTATCAATCGGAAAAGTTAATCTTAACAACTCAGAAATCCATGCGGATGTGTTATTAGGCAATAGTGTTTTTTGGGACAAACTTTCTTGGAAAGATAAAAATGTCTGGAATGGGAAAGAAGTTAAGGATATAGCCAACGGTAGCTTTACCTTAAATGCAGATCATTCTATTTTAGAAGGAAAGGCAAACATTGCACAAGAGAGAAACGTACGCTTTGATCTGAAAAACGGAACACAATGGTTCTTAAAAAACAGCACACAAGAGAAAGATGCTGAAGGCAATTTGCTTGATATCACTCAAAGATCACGTTCTGATATTTCTATTCTCGACCTCAATGACAGCTCTCTCATTTTTCAAGAGCCAACAGAAGGTCATTACCACACATTGCATATAGGTTCGGGAAAACCAGATACCCAATCCGTCTATAATGCAACAGGCTATGCAAAAATTTATTTCAATACAAAATGGACTGATGGCACGCCAATCACAGAGCAAGAAACCGATCATCTTCTCATTCACGGCGATGTTTCAGGCTCCACAATAGTTTATATTCAAAGCGATTTAGGAGATAAAGAGAGTGTCATAAATGCTTCCGATCCTTCTAACATAGGCGGGCTTTCTCTTATCCAAGTTTCTGGAAAAGCTGATGAAAATTCTTTCAAATTAGCCCATGGTTATATCACAAGGGGTGGTTCGCCTTATAAATATATGCTAACAGGTTACGGACCAGAATCAAGCTATGGCCAAGCGAATATTGAACAAAGTCTCTTTGATGAAAAAAATGAGAATTTCTGGGATTTCCGCTTACATAAAGAACTTCTTCCTGATTCAGGAGTAGATGCGCCTGTAGCACAAATGGCAAGCTATTTGGTCATGCCCAATGCTCTCTTCTATAGTGGATTGACTGATATGGCTGAACAAAATGCATTGTTGGCAAATATCAGAACATCGCTCATAGATAAAGGACAAGAAAAACAGAACGGCTTTTTCTTACACACCTATGGAAGCACAGGAACCTTCTCCTCTGAAAGCGCACCACGTCAATATGGTTATAGCGGTGCTGATCTTCGCTATGCCGCTCTACAAGGAGGGGTGAACTTCGCAACACTGGAAGGGCATAATACCACAACACGTTTCGGTCTTTTAGGAACCTATGGACAGCTTTCCTTTACGCCAAAAGATATGCAAGATGCTGGAAAAAACACCGTTGATAAATGGTCCCTCACAGCCTATGGAACCATACAATACGACAATGGCTTTTATCTTGATACGTTGTTATCCTATGGCTTCCTAAAAGGAGAGATCACCAATGCCGTCATTGGGACAACCGCAAAGTTGAAGAATGCCAAAATGTTGAACATCTCCACCACTGTTGGCAAACAATTTGCAACAGGAATGCAGGGGGTAACATTTGAACCCCAAGCTCAAGTTGCTTATCAACATTTGGCATTTGATACAATTTTAGATGCTGATAATTTTACCATTGACATGCAAAATCCTCATCAATGGATGATCCGTGTTGGCGGACGTTTGACCAAAAGCATTACCGCTGAAAACAACCGTCCTATGTCTTTCTATGGAAAAGTCAACTTGATCAAAACCTTTGGAGATGATCAAGCACTCCATATTGATAAGGATTATAAACTTGATGCTATGGGAGCTGCGATTGAAGGAGGGCTTGGCATCAATGCACAATTATCCACGAACCTCTCCCTTCATGGTGATGTGAGTTATCAACAAAAGCTGCAAAAAACCGGTATATCGGGAGCAAGCTTTTCAGGCGGAATACGCTATCAGTTTTAA